A genomic window from Leptospiraceae bacterium includes:
- a CDS encoding tyrosine-type recombinase/integrase, with protein MKSNNPKPYKPSKSMLNLLKTRNLNESTNSSYLHYYGEFLKFINKSPKDIDSTDIQAYLNHLRKNKCAYSTFNINLNALKVFHEKLFSDPLLQNIKRPKIKNLNLDVLSHEEIIHIIEHIDNIKHKAIFAIIYYCGLKSSEVVRLKFNHIDFKKKKIKIPPVSESKKIRLIDMNDDIFPILQEYVKAYGKKEWLFPGKPSTKPYSVRSLQRLFTETGIRFGIEKILTPITVRRSRAIELQKKGFDWTFIKDFLGHEGKDTTRRFYRELSRTSE; from the coding sequence ATGAAATCAAACAATCCGAAACCATATAAACCTTCTAAGAGCATGCTCAATCTCCTGAAAACCAGGAACCTGAATGAAAGCACAAATAGCTCGTATCTTCATTACTATGGTGAGTTTTTAAAATTTATAAATAAATCTCCCAAAGATATAGACAGCACAGATATCCAAGCTTACTTAAATCATCTTCGAAAGAATAAATGTGCCTATTCAACTTTCAATATAAATCTAAATGCTCTTAAAGTTTTTCATGAAAAGCTTTTTTCCGACCCCCTACTACAAAATATCAAAAGGCCAAAGATAAAAAACCTGAATCTTGATGTACTCAGCCATGAAGAAATTATACATATTATAGAACATATTGATAATATAAAGCATAAAGCTATTTTTGCAATTATCTATTACTGTGGTTTGAAATCCAGTGAGGTAGTTCGATTAAAGTTCAACCATATAGATTTCAAAAAAAAGAAAATTAAAATTCCTCCTGTAAGTGAATCAAAAAAAATTAGGCTAATCGATATGAACGATGATATATTTCCAATCTTACAGGAGTATGTAAAAGCCTACGGAAAAAAAGAATGGTTGTTTCCCGGTAAACCTTCCACTAAGCCTTATAGCGTAAGAAGCCTGCAAAGACTATTTACCGAAACAGGAATTCGATTTGGAATTGAAAAAATCCTCACACCGATTACCGTAAGAAGAAGCAGAGCTATAGAACTTCAGAAAAAAGGTTTCGATTGGACTTTTATTAAAGATTTCTTAGGCCATGAGGGAAAAGACACAACCAGAAGGTTTTATAGAGAACTAAGTAGGACTTCCGAATAG
- a CDS encoding VWA domain-containing protein, which yields MITYQYSYFRPEDEEPAGLDKLMSLVSEHVMKEDMSLEKALETLVEKGLPVELELQNKGLEDLLLEFRSRIESLQVKILGTINLEKVCQMKEEDYISLGNLAQSELLQERDLQLELKKALAERSQDAIRKFRWNFPKEDREFYYRIQAYLLRLIEVMEDIDAFKKAQEKYHFTGKEIPEHREAFTYLQELESLSELKMLIDDVIRTGEFQDFDFKSLAQFLGPESYMEFEERRNKIVESLKALLQKNGKLFLDKEGELRLSPDSIRKIGMKALSEVFSDLKPDNSSSNIYKGRIEGESENVDSISRVLEFGDNISNIDYSESIIESAIRGNGTRPALNDLRVYESRGALRSSTVILLDMSGSMARGMRFYNAKKVCMSLDSLIRSEYKDENLSIIGFGTTAKRISVSDLPILQPYSVNQLEPYIKLKFDLSNIVEKEIESFIPMYFTNLQKGLKLSRQILSSSQIKNKQIILITDGVPTAHCKGSCLYINYPPRKEDFDEALFELMQCTAENIVVNTFLLTNEWDVSYFGEESFIKKFAKISRGRIFYPHPNELNKIILFDFIRNRKKLISY from the coding sequence TTGATCACCTACCAATATTCCTACTTTCGCCCGGAGGATGAAGAACCTGCCGGGCTTGATAAGCTCATGTCCCTTGTGTCTGAGCATGTCATGAAGGAAGATATGTCCCTTGAAAAAGCTTTAGAGACGCTGGTCGAAAAAGGTTTACCGGTAGAGCTTGAATTACAAAATAAGGGTTTGGAAGATTTATTATTAGAATTTAGAAGCCGAATTGAGTCTCTGCAGGTTAAAATACTGGGTACAATCAACCTTGAGAAAGTATGTCAGATGAAAGAAGAGGATTATATTTCTCTTGGTAATCTTGCTCAATCTGAATTATTACAGGAACGTGACTTACAATTAGAATTGAAAAAAGCCCTGGCGGAAAGAAGTCAGGATGCTATACGAAAGTTTCGTTGGAACTTTCCTAAAGAAGATAGGGAATTTTACTATAGAATCCAGGCTTATCTCCTGCGTTTGATTGAAGTGATGGAAGATATCGATGCTTTCAAAAAAGCTCAGGAGAAATATCATTTTACGGGAAAGGAAATACCGGAACACAGGGAGGCCTTTACTTATCTTCAGGAATTAGAAAGCCTTTCTGAATTGAAAATGCTTATCGATGATGTGATTCGAACCGGTGAATTTCAGGATTTTGACTTTAAGAGTCTGGCTCAGTTTCTCGGACCTGAAAGTTATATGGAATTTGAAGAAAGAAGAAATAAAATTGTAGAGAGCTTAAAAGCTTTACTGCAAAAGAACGGAAAGTTGTTTCTGGATAAGGAAGGAGAATTACGTTTAAGTCCTGATTCGATTCGTAAGATAGGAATGAAAGCACTTAGCGAAGTTTTTTCTGATTTAAAACCGGATAATTCTTCTTCTAATATATATAAAGGCAGGATAGAAGGGGAATCGGAAAATGTAGATTCCATATCCAGAGTACTCGAGTTTGGTGATAATATTTCAAATATTGATTACTCCGAAAGTATTATAGAAAGTGCTATACGTGGGAATGGAACACGTCCGGCGCTGAACGATTTGAGGGTATATGAATCAAGAGGTGCTTTGCGATCTTCTACTGTAATTCTATTAGACATGTCCGGTTCGATGGCAAGAGGAATGCGGTTTTATAATGCGAAAAAAGTTTGTATGTCACTGGACTCTTTAATTCGTAGTGAGTATAAAGATGAAAATTTGAGTATCATTGGATTTGGAACAACTGCAAAGCGAATATCTGTGTCCGATCTACCGATTTTACAACCGTATTCTGTGAATCAATTGGAGCCTTATATTAAACTAAAATTTGACTTATCAAATATTGTTGAAAAAGAAATCGAATCTTTCATACCGATGTATTTCACAAATCTCCAAAAAGGTTTGAAGCTCTCAAGACAAATTCTTTCTTCTTCTCAGATTAAAAACAAACAAATTATTCTGATTACTGATGGAGTTCCTACTGCTCATTGTAAGGGTTCCTGTTTGTACATTAATTATCCACCGAGAAAAGAGGATTTTGACGAGGCACTTTTTGAATTAATGCAGTGCACAGCTGAAAACATTGTAGTGAATACCTTTCTTTTGACAAACGAATGGGACGTTAGTTATTTTGGAGAAGAAAGCTTTATTAAGAAATTTGCTAAAATATCAAGAGGCCGAATTTTTTATCCTCATCCGAATGAATTGAATAAAATTATCCTTTTTGATTTTATACGTAATCGTAAAAAACTTATCAGTTATTAG
- a CDS encoding superoxide dismutase [Fe] (SodB; iron binding; present under aerobic and anaerobic conditions; destroys free radicals) translates to MEHKLPELPYAMDALAPHISKETLEFHYGKHHQAYVTNLNKLIPGTEFENLSLEDIVKKSSGGIFNNAAQVWNHTFYWNCLSPKGGGEPGDKLVEAINKDFGSFANFKEKFSTTAATTFGSGWAWLVKNPNGSLEIISTSNAGCPLTEGKTPLLTCDVWEHAYYIDYRNARPKYIEIFWNLVNWSFVEKNL, encoded by the coding sequence ATGGAACATAAACTACCGGAATTACCTTATGCGATGGATGCACTGGCTCCCCATATATCAAAGGAAACCTTAGAATTTCACTACGGAAAACACCATCAGGCTTATGTCACAAACCTGAATAAACTTATTCCCGGAACCGAATTTGAAAACCTCAGCCTCGAGGATATTGTGAAGAAATCTTCTGGAGGAATTTTCAATAACGCGGCACAGGTATGGAATCATACTTTTTACTGGAATTGCCTCTCTCCCAAAGGTGGTGGTGAACCCGGCGACAAATTAGTAGAGGCCATTAATAAAGATTTTGGTTCTTTTGCAAATTTTAAAGAAAAGTTTAGCACTACAGCAGCGACAACTTTCGGATCCGGCTGGGCCTGGCTTGTAAAAAATCCCAATGGCTCTCTCGAAATAATCAGCACCAGTAATGCAGGCTGCCCTCTTACAGAAGGAAAGACACCACTTCTTACCTGTGATGTATGGGAACATGCGTATTACATTGATTATCGCAATGCAAGACCCAAGTATATTGAAATTTTTTGGAATCTTGTAAACTGGAGCTTTGTAGAAAAAAATCTATAG
- a CDS encoding EAL domain-containing protein encodes MSSGTIHTLSDFVQKMEFEKNILNLTGESIWIIDTEGKTVYADRATADLLACSLDELLQKSVYDFIEKELFFIVRENITRKKLDTIEKHDFLFKRKDGSYVWLSISSNPIINDVGDVIGILGIVSDATRRKKIELSLRESERRIKSILENVSMIAIILDRNGNLTFINNYFSKLVNKEKESLLGLNWFKHFLPERNREDVKDLFFKNIHTGNIPSYYENEIINFQGDEFYIAWNNSIIYNPDGEIIGVASIGQDISVQREAQLRFKYLANLDPLTGLGNQRAFQKHLEEYINSMEAESDRFSLVLINLDDFSGINARYGYPVGDALLMSIGNYMKEIIPGNIVFRVGGDEFAFLVKGAHNKEESVPFLYRLLKRMKQPFEVELNSVSITASIGIASYPEDARDKNEVLKCAAFALYQAKIKGKNQFSFYMEELNLLAIERKNLEEELVGALDNNEFFLLYQPVQHIQDRRVVSYEAFIRWNNLSRHLKPATFLPVVERTGLIIRVEEWLLEHVCALLRPMENNAFSQIFSLNLSFWSLQSKSFLENISSCILKNKINPKKIQIEVSDSIFSEEKSYQKRIFQSLKQLGVSICIDNFGLGKISLIDLKKFSIDCVKLHPELLKQSFKNKDFLLTIKALLALGKAMNIDVVVKNVENQEELEFCRKEGFEYGQGFYIGVPIKL; translated from the coding sequence ATGAGTTCAGGAACTATTCATACCCTTTCTGATTTTGTCCAAAAGATGGAGTTTGAGAAAAATATTCTTAACTTAACAGGTGAATCGATCTGGATAATTGACACAGAAGGAAAAACTGTTTATGCAGATAGAGCAACAGCCGATCTACTGGCCTGCTCTTTAGATGAACTCTTGCAGAAGTCGGTATATGATTTTATAGAAAAAGAATTGTTCTTCATTGTTCGAGAAAACATTACCAGGAAGAAGTTAGATACCATCGAAAAACATGATTTTTTATTTAAAAGAAAAGATGGTTCTTATGTCTGGTTAAGCATTTCTTCTAATCCTATTATCAATGATGTTGGAGATGTTATTGGAATATTAGGAATTGTATCTGATGCTACCAGGAGAAAGAAAATAGAGTTATCTCTGCGTGAATCAGAAAGAAGAATAAAAAGTATATTAGAAAATGTTTCTATGATTGCTATTATCCTCGATAGAAATGGAAATCTTACATTTATAAATAATTACTTTTCTAAGTTAGTTAATAAAGAAAAAGAGAGCTTACTTGGCCTTAATTGGTTTAAACATTTTTTGCCTGAAAGAAATCGAGAAGATGTAAAGGATTTATTTTTTAAAAATATTCATACAGGAAACATTCCTTCCTATTACGAAAATGAGATAATAAATTTTCAGGGAGACGAATTTTACATTGCCTGGAATAATTCAATTATTTATAACCCCGATGGGGAAATCATAGGTGTTGCTTCTATCGGTCAGGATATTAGTGTTCAGAGAGAGGCTCAACTTCGTTTTAAGTATCTGGCTAATCTTGATCCTTTAACCGGCCTTGGTAATCAGAGAGCATTTCAAAAGCATCTGGAAGAGTATATTAATAGTATGGAAGCCGAATCGGATAGGTTTAGCCTTGTTTTAATCAATCTCGATGATTTTTCCGGTATTAATGCTCGTTATGGATATCCGGTTGGTGATGCACTACTGATGAGTATTGGTAATTATATGAAAGAAATTATTCCCGGAAACATTGTCTTTCGAGTTGGAGGAGATGAGTTTGCCTTTCTTGTTAAGGGAGCACATAATAAAGAAGAATCTGTTCCTTTTTTATACAGGCTTTTGAAAAGAATGAAGCAACCTTTTGAGGTGGAATTGAACTCTGTATCTATAACTGCCAGTATAGGGATTGCTAGTTATCCCGAGGATGCTCGTGATAAAAATGAGGTATTGAAGTGTGCAGCCTTTGCTCTGTATCAGGCAAAAATAAAGGGGAAAAACCAATTTAGCTTTTACATGGAAGAGCTAAATTTACTTGCTATTGAAAGAAAAAATTTGGAAGAGGAGTTAGTTGGTGCTCTGGATAATAACGAATTTTTTCTGTTATATCAGCCTGTGCAACATATACAGGACAGAAGGGTAGTCTCTTATGAAGCCTTTATACGATGGAATAATTTATCAAGACATTTAAAGCCAGCGACATTTTTGCCGGTAGTGGAAAGAACCGGTTTAATTATTCGGGTTGAAGAATGGCTGTTGGAGCATGTTTGTGCCCTGTTACGTCCTATGGAAAATAACGCTTTCTCGCAAATATTTTCTTTGAACCTATCATTTTGGAGTCTTCAAAGCAAATCATTTCTGGAGAATATATCTTCATGTATTTTAAAGAATAAAATAAATCCGAAAAAAATTCAAATAGAAGTTTCAGACTCCATTTTTTCTGAAGAGAAAAGTTATCAGAAGCGAATTTTTCAGTCCTTAAAACAATTGGGGGTTTCTATCTGTATTGATAACTTTGGATTAGGTAAAATTTCTCTTATTGATTTAAAGAAATTTTCTATAGATTGTGTAAAATTGCACCCGGAATTATTAAAGCAATCTTTTAAAAATAAGGATTTTTTACTCACAATAAAAGCTTTATTGGCACTGGGTAAGGCTATGAATATTGATGTTGTCGTTAAAAATGTAGAGAATCAAGAAGAGTTAGAATTTTGTAGGAAAGAAGGATTTGAATACGGACAGGGGTTTTATATAGGGGTTCCGATTAAACTATAA
- a CDS encoding D-tyrosyl-tRNA(Tyr) deacylase, which yields MRAFLQRVRKASVTIETPSYFSSIQKGYLVLLGVAEEDTEKEAEYLAQKTIGLRVFEDKEGKMNLSIQDIQGEILSVSQFTLYADTKKGNRPGFSRAAEPEKAKKLYEQYNNFLRKELGDSKVQTGIFAANMLVSLENDGPVSILLDSNKIL from the coding sequence ATGAGAGCATTCCTGCAAAGAGTAAGAAAAGCCAGTGTTACGATTGAAACTCCATCTTATTTTTCTTCTATCCAAAAAGGTTACCTTGTTCTACTGGGAGTTGCAGAAGAAGATACAGAAAAAGAAGCTGAATATCTTGCCCAAAAAACTATCGGTTTGAGAGTTTTTGAAGATAAAGAAGGGAAAATGAATCTATCAATTCAAGATATTCAAGGAGAAATCCTATCAGTCTCCCAATTTACCCTTTATGCTGATACAAAAAAAGGAAACAGACCGGGCTTTTCCAGGGCTGCCGAACCGGAAAAGGCCAAAAAACTTTACGAACAGTACAACAATTTTTTAAGAAAAGAACTGGGAGATAGTAAAGTTCAAACCGGGATCTTTGCCGCCAATATGCTTGTAAGCCTGGAAAATGATGGACCCGTAAGTATTCTCCTCGATTCAAATAAAATCCTATAA
- a CDS encoding cyclic nucleotide-binding domain-containing protein, producing MVIKFANNTTVYTESKIFYRGDILSREGEVSEAALYLILEGNCSAYKTDGELEIEFAEFSGGDFFGEVALISPKPNKYTIKVKSEALRVLSFSKERILELAAQKPGMVFAILKTVIVRLLKAEAVTHEIISDISRVKLDLIEKLHEYKIKIHHPAVRNYIRDLPQIKLGDGKNLYSPNSPSPGKMYYLEKGSLQVERMFNKQHKVSVSIPKGTFFAETFLVNNHFSPLHVYSNSQDTVVKEIDRESFFRLCTISPLLYFNFLKFVIWKLNTTEKVQQYLETRLNLGTEQPSDILAFTDKEIVVEEGEPSNDCMYFLLKGQCNVLKNTPERRVHVNTLYPGDFFGELALISREPRNATIQAIGKEVTLIPIAKKNFIRKTAENPDFMFSFVKATIARLYKAETLLFKQEHTIKHFDPLLTGKLEQARINNLNFFSYLFNIDVSISNRGEKIYSESDASDKKMYFLLSGSLAVTKKYGNNNLEVNTLEAGDFFGEVSLVSPLSRTHSVIVLSDIAELAVFDLEALMKAIQAEPKILYILLTSIIWKLILTEKSISGSNLDFNQVYKKS from the coding sequence ATGGTCATAAAGTTTGCAAATAATACAACGGTCTATACAGAATCCAAAATTTTTTACAGGGGAGATATTCTTTCCAGGGAAGGAGAAGTCTCTGAAGCAGCCCTGTATTTAATACTGGAAGGAAATTGTAGTGCCTATAAAACCGATGGTGAACTTGAAATCGAGTTTGCAGAGTTTTCCGGAGGGGACTTTTTTGGTGAAGTTGCCCTGATTAGTCCAAAACCAAATAAATATACAATTAAAGTAAAATCTGAAGCTTTACGGGTACTCTCTTTTTCTAAAGAACGGATTTTAGAATTAGCAGCTCAAAAGCCCGGCATGGTGTTTGCTATTTTAAAAACAGTTATTGTTCGATTACTTAAAGCAGAAGCTGTAACTCATGAAATCATTTCTGATATTTCTCGTGTAAAGCTGGATTTGATCGAGAAACTACATGAATATAAGATCAAAATCCATCATCCGGCTGTTAGAAACTACATCAGGGACCTACCTCAAATAAAATTGGGTGATGGGAAGAACCTGTATTCCCCGAATTCGCCCTCTCCGGGAAAGATGTATTATCTGGAAAAGGGTAGTTTGCAGGTTGAGCGGATGTTTAACAAGCAGCATAAAGTATCGGTATCAATTCCTAAGGGAACTTTTTTTGCTGAAACGTTTCTGGTAAATAACCATTTTAGTCCGCTTCATGTTTACTCTAATAGTCAGGATACAGTTGTAAAGGAAATAGATAGAGAGTCCTTTTTTCGTCTCTGTACAATCAGTCCTTTGTTGTATTTCAACTTCTTAAAATTTGTTATCTGGAAGCTGAATACAACAGAGAAAGTTCAGCAATATTTGGAAACGAGACTGAATCTCGGCACCGAGCAGCCAAGCGATATTTTAGCTTTTACAGATAAAGAGATAGTTGTAGAAGAAGGAGAACCTTCAAACGATTGTATGTATTTTCTCTTAAAAGGTCAATGCAATGTATTAAAAAATACACCAGAAAGAAGAGTCCATGTAAATACTCTGTATCCGGGAGATTTTTTTGGAGAACTGGCCCTTATTTCGAGAGAGCCCCGAAATGCTACGATTCAAGCTATTGGAAAGGAAGTTACCCTTATCCCGATAGCCAAGAAAAATTTCATACGAAAGACAGCTGAGAACCCGGACTTCATGTTTTCTTTTGTAAAAGCAACTATTGCACGCTTATATAAAGCAGAAACTTTGCTTTTTAAACAGGAACATACAATTAAACACTTTGATCCTTTGCTGACCGGAAAACTTGAACAGGCGAGGATCAATAACCTAAATTTCTTCAGTTATTTGTTTAACATTGATGTATCCATTTCGAATAGAGGAGAAAAGATATATTCCGAGAGTGATGCTTCGGATAAAAAAATGTATTTTCTCTTGAGTGGTAGTCTTGCCGTAACAAAAAAATATGGAAATAATAATCTTGAAGTGAACACACTTGAAGCAGGGGATTTTTTTGGTGAAGTATCTTTAGTAAGCCCTCTTTCCAGAACACATTCCGTGATTGTTTTATCTGATATTGCAGAATTAGCGGTATTTGATCTGGAAGCTCTGATGAAAGCTATACAGGCAGAACCCAAGATTCTTTATATCCTTTTAACGAGTATTATCTGGAAGCTTATTTTAACAGAAAAATCAATTTCGGGTTCGAATCTCGACTTTAATCAGGTTTATAAGAAGTCCTGA
- a CDS encoding oxidoreductase, whose product MGKKAILIGTNGLIGSECLQLLLESPAYSVVESVARKNISIEHPKLKSHVIDFEHLSDLSLEGPGDVFCCLGTTMKKAGSRENFEKVDYSYITEFARYVLGKGFETFILISSMGANPNSLFFYNQVKGKTEAYIQKLNFPSLYILRPSLLLGDRKESRPMEKVAASIFEMASPLFFFSELRKYRPIHSRVVARAMLKFAEKAEKGSFVYESEQIEESGK is encoded by the coding sequence ATGGGAAAAAAGGCCATACTTATAGGAACGAATGGGTTAATCGGTTCTGAGTGTTTGCAGTTATTGTTGGAGAGCCCTGCCTATTCTGTAGTTGAATCAGTCGCTCGAAAGAATATTTCGATTGAGCATCCAAAGTTAAAATCCCATGTGATTGATTTCGAACATCTATCTGATTTATCATTAGAGGGACCGGGAGATGTTTTTTGCTGCCTGGGCACTACAATGAAAAAAGCGGGTTCAAGGGAAAACTTTGAGAAGGTAGATTATTCTTACATTACCGAATTTGCCAGGTATGTTTTGGGAAAGGGTTTTGAAACGTTTATTTTAATCAGCTCTATGGGGGCCAATCCTAATTCTTTATTTTTTTATAATCAAGTCAAAGGAAAGACAGAAGCCTATATACAAAAATTAAATTTTCCGTCTTTATATATTCTCAGGCCTTCTCTTCTTCTGGGGGATAGAAAGGAAAGTCGACCTATGGAGAAAGTGGCAGCTTCTATCTTTGAAATGGCTTCCCCTTTATTTTTCTTTTCTGAATTGAGGAAATACCGTCCAATTCACAGTAGAGTGGTAGCCAGGGCAATGCTGAAGTTTGCCGAAAAGGCCGAGAAAGGCTCCTTTGTGTATGAATCCGAGCAAATAGAAGAGTCTGGAAAATAG
- the rfaD gene encoding ADP-glyceromanno-heptose 6-epimerase has product MKKSRVIVTGGAGLIGSNIVQELNTSGEEDILIVDHLGTSEKWKNLSRLHFKDYMEKDDFLKKVQNGFLNSYTHVIHMGACSSTTEIDASYLIRNNYEYTKILAETCVENGIRFLYASSAATYGLGENGYDDKVDIFSLRPLNMYGYSKHLFDLYAMKTGLINKITGLKYFNVFGYGEFHKGDMRSVVLKGYEEIKKTGKLRLFRSYRKEYKDGEQKRDFLYVQDAARITLHLLSGAFYGIYNVGRGVAETWNSLGTAIFSALGIPENIEYSEMPEHLKEKYQYFTKSDTEKLLQTKYSQGFTPLSKAIGEYVKLLETGH; this is encoded by the coding sequence TTGAAAAAAAGCAGAGTAATTGTCACCGGTGGAGCAGGTCTTATCGGATCTAATATTGTACAGGAATTGAATACCTCCGGTGAAGAAGATATTCTGATTGTTGATCATCTGGGAACTTCCGAGAAATGGAAAAATCTAAGCAGGCTTCATTTTAAAGATTACATGGAAAAGGATGATTTTTTAAAAAAAGTTCAGAATGGATTTCTGAATTCCTATACTCATGTGATTCACATGGGTGCCTGTTCCAGCACTACAGAAATCGATGCGAGTTATTTAATTCGAAATAATTATGAATATACAAAAATACTGGCCGAAACCTGTGTAGAAAATGGAATTCGTTTTTTATACGCTTCCAGTGCTGCCACTTATGGTCTTGGGGAAAATGGATATGATGATAAAGTCGATATCTTTTCTTTACGTCCACTGAATATGTACGGATACTCCAAACATCTTTTTGATTTATATGCCATGAAAACCGGTTTAATAAATAAGATAACCGGATTAAAATATTTTAATGTATTTGGTTATGGGGAATTTCATAAGGGAGATATGAGGAGTGTTGTTTTAAAGGGTTATGAAGAAATAAAGAAGACCGGTAAATTGCGTTTATTTCGTTCCTATCGAAAGGAATATAAAGATGGGGAGCAGAAAAGAGATTTTCTTTATGTACAGGATGCCGCTAGAATTACTTTGCATCTGCTATCCGGGGCTTTTTATGGTATTTATAATGTAGGTCGAGGAGTCGCAGAAACCTGGAATTCATTGGGGACTGCTATTTTTTCAGCACTGGGTATCCCGGAAAATATAGAGTATTCAGAAATGCCGGAGCATCTAAAAGAAAAATACCAGTATTTTACTAAATCAGATACAGAAAAGCTACTTCAAACAAAGTATTCTCAGGGTTTTACACCTCTGTCTAAGGCCATAGGAGAATATGTAAAACTACTCGAAACCGGACATTGA
- a CDS encoding CDP-alcohol phosphatidyltransferase family protein, with translation MKKSRLSWVPNALSLGNLSFGFVSMLISIESTKSSNPGGVFILAGIFIILAAVFDGFDGIIARALNATSDLGAELDTLADLTTFGIAPGVLMYEMILFNFRSGLPGFEQEFPFGMMIAAIFPICAAYRLARFTVGHDPAYFDGLPSPIAGVLVALFPMTFYSMNVPAYITIPTFVCIALLMVSKIRYSKPQVAMRGKLTRGKLMILLSGLLAIFILAGLNRFPMVLYAIILFYVFTGIVSFLIHLIQEI, from the coding sequence ATGAAAAAATCTAGATTATCCTGGGTTCCCAATGCGCTTTCTCTCGGAAACTTAAGTTTTGGTTTCGTGTCTATGCTCATCTCAATTGAATCAACGAAGAGCTCAAATCCCGGAGGAGTTTTTATTCTCGCCGGAATATTTATTATTCTGGCTGCGGTTTTTGATGGTTTCGATGGTATAATTGCCAGAGCTTTAAACGCAACCAGTGATTTAGGTGCGGAATTAGATACTCTCGCAGACCTTACTACCTTTGGAATTGCTCCCGGTGTACTGATGTATGAGATGATCTTATTTAATTTTCGTTCAGGTCTTCCGGGTTTTGAACAGGAGTTCCCATTTGGAATGATGATTGCTGCGATTTTCCCTATTTGTGCAGCCTATCGTCTGGCGAGGTTTACAGTAGGGCATGATCCGGCTTATTTTGATGGTTTACCTTCTCCAATTGCCGGAGTACTGGTAGCTCTTTTCCCGATGACATTTTATTCTATGAATGTTCCGGCCTATATCACCATTCCAACTTTTGTCTGTATCGCTTTGCTTATGGTTTCTAAAATTCGTTATTCTAAACCGCAGGTTGCAATGAGGGGGAAACTTACTCGCGGAAAACTTATGATTTTGCTATCAGGTCTTCTGGCGATTTTTATTCTTGCAGGTTTGAATCGTTTTCCGATGGTGTTATATGCAATTATTCTTTTTTATGTATTTACGGGGATCGTGAGTTTCCTTATCCATCTAATACAGGAGATTTGA